In Armatimonadota bacterium, a single genomic region encodes these proteins:
- a CDS encoding endonuclease MutS2, with protein MREIRALRILEFPAIRDRLAAHCQTALSRAEALELTPDFEEGKIWKLLDQTREAYDLLGTAPPPSLYGVADCRDALKRASKGGMLGGQELHQIGVALGAIRAMKDHLEHLEKPNLKEISIGLCPEQKVEQELLYCLDGDGTIVDDATPTLANIRSRKKGAHARIIERITAYTTGRAREYLSDPIYTVREGRYVVPVKAEHKGKIKGIVHDSSATGSTFFIEPDDVIAATNQARQIDAEEREEEKAILTMLSRKVAHIAEATSGSLVHLAELDLIFSKARLAAEMKAALPIRKGGNFIRIQGGKHPLLDPEKVVPLDIQVGKGNSVLITGPNTGGKTVSIKTVGLFVAMLQCGLLPPALHVEFGHFTQLWADIGDEQSIEQSLSTFSGHLKNIASALNNLESGALVLLDEAGAGTDPAEGAALARAILEEFAQRGATLLASTHYGELKAFAFEAEGFQNASMEFDQKSLRPTYRLILGAAGASQALKIAEKYGIAPHIIERAKAGLSEQAQDIAAMLQQLENSQKQARAAQSEADRRAAELKELEAKAERKLKDAEDIRKRANERAHDAIESTLREIRIQSDDIIDRLKKHGGNPDAIQRAKKDLQALDSLGKDLSKKFKSEPKPTTTQAQLRKGDTVQVLGFQQNGTLLDEPTGRDVQVQIGAIRMKVDIRKLIPVEKPKPTHVSRGKVNIEKTFNVTTEITLRNQRAEEAIRILEKFIDEAILGNAPFVRIVHGKGEGILRQITQDYLKQHRDVKSYRDGDPTEGGQGVTIANFA; from the coding sequence ATGCGCGAAATACGAGCTCTGCGAATCCTCGAATTTCCGGCGATCAGGGATCGCCTGGCTGCGCATTGCCAAACCGCGTTGAGTCGGGCGGAGGCGCTCGAACTGACTCCGGACTTTGAAGAAGGAAAGATCTGGAAGCTGCTCGATCAGACCCGAGAGGCTTACGATCTTCTCGGAACCGCTCCACCTCCGTCGCTCTACGGAGTTGCGGATTGCCGCGATGCGCTGAAACGAGCAAGCAAGGGTGGAATGCTCGGCGGGCAGGAGCTTCACCAGATTGGGGTTGCGCTGGGAGCGATTCGAGCGATGAAGGACCACCTGGAGCACCTGGAGAAGCCGAATTTGAAGGAGATCTCGATCGGACTGTGCCCCGAGCAAAAAGTCGAGCAAGAGCTACTTTATTGCCTGGACGGCGACGGAACCATCGTCGACGATGCAACTCCCACTCTCGCGAACATAAGAAGCCGGAAGAAGGGGGCGCACGCCCGAATTATTGAACGAATCACAGCCTACACAACGGGCAGGGCCAGGGAGTATCTCAGCGATCCGATCTACACCGTCCGCGAAGGACGCTATGTCGTTCCCGTCAAAGCCGAGCATAAGGGCAAGATCAAAGGAATCGTTCACGACAGCAGCGCGACTGGGTCGACCTTCTTCATTGAGCCCGACGACGTTATCGCGGCTACAAACCAAGCAAGGCAAATCGACGCCGAAGAGCGCGAGGAAGAGAAGGCGATTCTTACGATGCTCAGTCGAAAAGTCGCTCATATCGCCGAGGCAACCAGCGGCTCGCTAGTTCACCTTGCGGAACTCGACCTAATCTTCTCGAAAGCAAGACTCGCCGCAGAGATGAAGGCGGCGTTGCCGATTCGTAAAGGAGGAAATTTCATTAGGATTCAGGGCGGCAAGCATCCGCTTCTCGACCCCGAAAAAGTGGTCCCGCTCGATATCCAGGTTGGAAAAGGGAATAGCGTCTTGATCACTGGCCCGAACACTGGGGGAAAGACGGTGAGTATTAAGACTGTCGGGCTCTTCGTGGCAATGCTCCAGTGTGGGCTGCTGCCCCCGGCCTTGCACGTTGAGTTTGGACACTTCACCCAGCTTTGGGCAGACATCGGGGACGAGCAGTCGATTGAGCAGTCGCTTTCGACTTTTAGCGGCCACCTCAAGAACATCGCAAGTGCCCTGAACAACCTTGAATCAGGCGCGCTTGTTTTGTTGGACGAAGCCGGGGCAGGGACGGATCCGGCAGAAGGCGCGGCTCTAGCCCGCGCAATCCTTGAAGAGTTTGCGCAACGAGGCGCCACGTTGCTCGCGAGCACCCACTACGGCGAACTAAAGGCGTTTGCCTTTGAGGCTGAAGGGTTCCAGAACGCAAGCATGGAGTTTGACCAGAAGTCGCTCCGGCCAACTTATCGACTCATCCTGGGAGCTGCCGGCGCCAGCCAAGCGCTAAAGATCGCCGAAAAATACGGCATCGCGCCGCACATCATCGAACGAGCCAAAGCGGGTCTGAGTGAGCAAGCCCAGGACATCGCGGCGATGCTCCAACAACTTGAAAACAGCCAAAAGCAAGCCCGCGCTGCCCAGAGCGAAGCTGACCGACGCGCGGCGGAGCTGAAAGAGCTCGAAGCGAAAGCGGAACGAAAGCTCAAAGATGCCGAAGACATCCGCAAGCGAGCCAATGAGCGGGCCCACGACGCCATTGAATCGACGCTGAGAGAAATCCGGATTCAGAGCGACGACATTATCGACCGGCTCAAAAAGCATGGCGGCAACCCAGATGCGATCCAGCGGGCGAAAAAGGACCTGCAAGCCCTCGACTCGCTAGGAAAGGATCTCAGCAAGAAGTTCAAGAGTGAACCGAAACCGACAACCACCCAGGCGCAACTCAGAAAAGGTGACACCGTCCAGGTTCTCGGCTTCCAGCAGAACGGAACGTTGCTCGACGAGCCGACTGGAAGGGACGTTCAGGTTCAAATTGGGGCTATCCGCATGAAAGTCGACATTCGAAAACTCATCCCCGTCGAAAAACCCAAACCGACCCATGTTAGCCGGGGCAAGGTGAATATCGAGAAGACCTTCAACGTCACCACCGAGATCACGCTACGGAACCAACGCGCCGAAGAAGCGATCAGAATTCTTGAGAAATTCATCGACGAAGCAATCCTCGGAAACGCCCCGTTTGTCCGAATCGTCCATGGAAAGGGCGAGGGAATCCTTCGTCAGATCACGCAGGACTACTTGAAACAGCATCGAGATGTGAAGAGCTATCGCGACGGCGACCCAACTGAGGGTGGTCAAGGAGTGACGATTGCCAACTTCGCTTGA
- the cdd gene encoding cytidine deaminase has protein sequence MPTSLELLAEAEQAARRAYAPYSNYQVGAAILTASGEVFTGANIENISYGATICAERTAIAHMRTAGDHHIQVVAVHTPDHGWPCGICLQTIAEFAIDADSTKIVVPSENGFIERTLRELAPYLWSSELVKKK, from the coding sequence TTGCCAACTTCGCTTGAACTCCTAGCTGAAGCCGAACAGGCTGCCAGACGGGCCTACGCACCCTACAGCAACTATCAAGTAGGAGCGGCAATCCTCACCGCGAGTGGCGAAGTTTTCACCGGCGCGAATATCGAAAACATCTCCTACGGAGCAACAATTTGTGCCGAGCGAACCGCAATTGCTCATATGCGAACCGCGGGCGATCACCATATCCAAGTCGTTGCCGTACACACTCCCGATCACGGTTGGCCCTGCGGAATCTGCCTCCAAACCATCGCCGAGTTTGCGATTGACGCAGATTCGACAAAAATTGTCGTACCATCAGAGAACGGTTTTATCGAGAGAACGTTAAGAGAGCTCGCGCCCTATTTGTGGTCTAGCGAACTGGTTAAGAAGAAATGA
- a CDS encoding adenylate/guanylate cyclase domain-containing protein, whose amino-acid sequence MPEQLLPVNADPRELMRDPVVLQAMQLADRLREAKGEALEADEYEAIAEATGVAPEYLKFLEQDKSVRKARNFADNLRSQYFALENDTRRYVSAGVLGTFTALFWRLGEKLDDLTSNPALNSQYGVFQTLAYLFIAGAIYNSTITKTQKAGAGSGLIFGATSFLMSAVFGLVFFIGDMHHTPPLIILWAALWAVVGIAAHAVTHQKGKNSTQATKGVEARQELLKQLVDLQDQLRQGSQTITFLSLDVVGSTKMKIGADNLAVEFTFNEYHKYVERVVEKYGGRVHSTAGDGVTVAFDHAQSAFNAAKQIQTGMVEFNALRNKLGVPLALRAGIHTGEVVAPKSGDVTSINFASVIDIAAHLQKESPVGGVAVSDATVGTISGGSQVVGTERVCVHDTWATIWMRKRALDSFRLSETAATPSQA is encoded by the coding sequence GTGCCTGAGCAGTTGCTTCCGGTGAATGCTGACCCGCGCGAGTTAATGCGCGACCCGGTCGTGCTCCAGGCAATGCAGCTTGCTGACCGCCTCCGAGAGGCGAAAGGCGAGGCTCTGGAGGCCGACGAGTATGAGGCCATCGCCGAAGCGACCGGCGTCGCTCCGGAATACTTGAAGTTTCTTGAGCAGGATAAGAGCGTTCGGAAAGCTCGGAACTTCGCGGATAACCTTCGCTCGCAATACTTCGCTTTAGAAAACGACACTCGGCGATACGTTTCGGCTGGAGTACTCGGCACATTTACTGCTCTGTTTTGGCGCCTCGGCGAGAAGCTAGATGACCTCACCTCCAACCCGGCTCTGAACTCCCAGTACGGCGTTTTTCAAACGCTGGCATATCTGTTCATCGCGGGAGCGATCTATAACTCGACGATCACGAAGACCCAGAAAGCGGGTGCGGGTTCGGGTTTGATTTTTGGCGCAACCAGCTTTTTGATGAGTGCGGTTTTTGGTTTAGTTTTTTTCATCGGGGACATGCACCACACGCCTCCGCTGATCATTCTCTGGGCGGCACTTTGGGCGGTCGTCGGAATCGCGGCCCACGCGGTCACTCACCAGAAAGGGAAGAATTCGACGCAGGCGACGAAAGGCGTTGAGGCTAGACAAGAGCTCTTGAAGCAGCTCGTTGATCTTCAAGACCAACTTCGCCAGGGTTCGCAGACGATCACCTTCCTGTCGCTCGACGTTGTTGGTTCGACAAAGATGAAGATCGGGGCGGACAATCTTGCGGTCGAGTTCACGTTCAACGAGTATCACAAGTACGTCGAGCGTGTAGTTGAGAAGTACGGCGGCCGCGTTCACTCGACAGCAGGAGACGGCGTGACGGTTGCGTTTGACCATGCTCAAAGTGCATTCAATGCCGCAAAACAGATCCAGACCGGAATGGTCGAGTTTAATGCGTTGCGAAACAAACTTGGCGTCCCGCTGGCTCTTCGGGCCGGAATCCACACCGGTGAGGTTGTTGCGCCGAAGAGCGGTGACGTCACCTCGATCAACTTCGCTAGCGTCATCGACATAGCGGCGCACTTGCAGAAGGAATCGCCAGTCGGCGGAGTTGCGGTGAGCGATGCAACCGTCGGCACGATCTCAGGTGGCTCGCAAGTCGTTGGGACGGAGCGGGTCTGCGTGCATGACACTTGGGCGACCATCTGGATGCGCAAGCGAGCGCTGGACAGCTTCCGCCTTAGCGAAACCGCCGCGACCCCCTCACAGGCCTGA
- a CDS encoding Rne/Rng family ribonuclease, with protein MAAPKKPSVRAPRRRKTDLASSTPSNGAVRSSELIVNVANRETRIALLEDGKLMEFRVEREERVVGSIFKGIVQNVLPGMDAAFVDIGLERNAYLSIADVLPEEGSDNSPAAVRRSELRRRKIKDLLKPGQQIMVQVTKGPRGTKGARVSTRISLPGRAVVLMPETGSVGVSRKIEDRRERERLKKIGEKICPDGFGLIMRTECEGRTEAELRADVLYLVHVWEEVTKVAKRERAPACVHRDQTLLFRTVRDVFGESITRMVIDDPDEYEKVHIIAKAVAPAMVSKIQLYDREEPIFEFQGIEKELDRIMQHQVPLKSGGYLVIDEMEALTAIDVNTGKHVGGSGGLSDTILKTNMEASDEILRQLRLRDMGGIIVCDFIDMEDAAAKKRVMDHFSAGLERDRARTRIGKISSLGLLELTRKRTGESVTQEITEICPMCLGVGRIASKETLSLMIEREMRNRRGEPGNAFFVEAHPAVVEALIGLDGESVEELEHEIRRGIYIRANFDFEYDEYEITSGTLEVFDQELMNYRRSQVIEVNVRRSAFENVNRSIGWTDDGFFIELINGQESIGHRARVAIHDLRRSFGVADLIQPGHASPSRTIA; from the coding sequence ATGGCCGCTCCCAAAAAACCAAGCGTACGAGCTCCGCGCCGTCGCAAAACAGATTTAGCTTCTTCCACCCCTTCCAACGGCGCAGTTCGCAGTAGCGAACTCATCGTTAACGTCGCAAACCGAGAGACTCGCATCGCCCTACTCGAGGACGGAAAACTCATGGAGTTCCGTGTCGAGCGCGAAGAACGCGTCGTCGGCTCGATCTTCAAGGGCATTGTCCAGAACGTACTTCCGGGAATGGATGCCGCATTTGTTGATATCGGCCTGGAGCGCAATGCGTACCTGAGTATTGCCGACGTTCTCCCTGAAGAGGGAAGCGACAACTCGCCGGCCGCGGTGCGTCGCTCCGAGCTTCGCCGCCGCAAGATCAAGGACTTGCTCAAGCCTGGTCAGCAGATCATGGTGCAGGTCACCAAGGGGCCGCGAGGCACCAAAGGTGCTCGGGTTAGCACCCGAATCTCCCTCCCAGGACGCGCAGTTGTTCTAATGCCAGAAACCGGGAGCGTCGGCGTTAGCCGAAAGATCGAAGATCGACGAGAGCGAGAGAGATTGAAGAAGATCGGCGAAAAGATCTGCCCTGACGGTTTTGGCCTCATCATGCGGACCGAGTGCGAAGGTCGCACCGAAGCTGAGCTTCGCGCAGACGTTTTGTATCTCGTGCACGTTTGGGAAGAAGTGACCAAGGTTGCCAAGCGCGAGCGAGCACCGGCCTGCGTGCACCGCGATCAGACCCTCTTGTTCCGAACTGTGCGAGATGTGTTCGGCGAGTCGATCACTCGAATGGTGATTGATGACCCTGACGAGTACGAGAAGGTTCACATCATCGCCAAGGCCGTTGCACCGGCGATGGTGAGCAAGATTCAGCTGTATGACCGTGAAGAGCCGATCTTTGAGTTCCAGGGGATTGAGAAGGAACTGGATCGTATCATGCAGCACCAGGTTCCGCTCAAGAGCGGCGGCTATCTCGTCATCGACGAAATGGAAGCACTGACCGCAATTGACGTAAATACCGGAAAGCACGTTGGCGGCTCAGGTGGACTGTCTGACACCATTCTCAAGACCAACATGGAGGCATCGGACGAAATCCTTCGCCAGCTTCGCCTTCGCGATATGGGCGGAATCATCGTGTGCGACTTCATCGACATGGAAGATGCCGCCGCTAAGAAGAGGGTTATGGACCACTTTTCGGCTGGGCTGGAGCGCGACCGCGCCCGAACCAGGATCGGTAAGATTTCGTCCCTTGGGCTTCTTGAACTCACTCGAAAGCGCACCGGAGAATCGGTGACTCAAGAAATCACGGAAATCTGCCCGATGTGCCTTGGTGTCGGTCGAATCGCTTCGAAGGAGACGCTCAGTCTCATGATCGAGCGCGAAATGCGGAATCGACGTGGAGAGCCAGGGAATGCCTTCTTCGTCGAAGCCCATCCCGCGGTTGTCGAAGCCCTGATCGGCCTCGACGGCGAAAGCGTTGAGGAACTCGAGCACGAAATTCGACGCGGAATCTATATCCGAGCGAATTTCGATTTTGAGTACGACGAGTATGAGATCACCAGCGGAACCCTCGAAGTCTTTGACCAAGAGCTGATGAACTATCGCCGGTCTCAGGTCATCGAGGTGAACGTGAGAAGGTCTGCATTTGAAAACGTGAACCGTTCGATTGGCTGGACAGATGATGGATTCTTCATCGAGCTGATCAACGGCCAGGAGTCAATTGGCCACCGTGCGAGAGTCGCGATTCATGACCTACGTAGGTCTTTCGGCGTCGCCGATCTAATTCAGCCCGGTCATGCAAGTCCTTCGCGAACGATTGCCTAA
- a CDS encoding FliA/WhiG family RNA polymerase sigma factor yields the protein MPLSAEQLQKAWKDFKVFKDPGARADIIDHYSYLVKITAGRLVTSLPGGLDREDLVGSGVIGLIKSVDQFDPTRDVKFETYAIALIRGAILEMLRDEDWVPRSIREKLKALDRTMMALETKFGRPATDQEIAETMGISSQEVSELMVRMGRTNVYSLDDILGTSDGDDHVSFIELLADENTSTGGEVEGKEIRRILTKGVDHLPERERLVVALYYFEGLTFKEIGKVLGVSESRVYQLHTQAMNRLRNFMRQEGGIGVR from the coding sequence ATGCCGCTCAGTGCAGAACAGCTACAAAAGGCTTGGAAAGACTTTAAAGTTTTCAAAGACCCCGGTGCCCGGGCCGACATTATTGACCACTATTCGTACCTGGTGAAGATCACCGCCGGACGATTGGTGACTTCCCTTCCAGGTGGCCTCGATCGCGAGGACTTGGTGGGATCTGGCGTCATCGGTCTGATTAAGTCAGTCGACCAGTTCGACCCGACTAGGGACGTAAAATTCGAGACTTACGCGATTGCATTGATTCGGGGCGCAATCTTGGAAATGCTTCGCGACGAGGACTGGGTCCCTCGTTCGATTCGTGAAAAGCTGAAGGCGCTTGACCGAACGATGATGGCTTTGGAGACGAAGTTTGGCCGCCCCGCGACCGACCAAGAGATTGCCGAGACGATGGGAATCAGCTCTCAGGAAGTGAGCGAACTCATGGTCCGCATGGGGCGAACCAACGTCTACTCGCTTGACGACATTCTGGGGACCTCGGACGGCGACGACCATGTCTCGTTCATCGAACTTCTGGCCGATGAAAACACCAGCACGGGCGGAGAAGTTGAAGGCAAAGAGATTCGCCGGATTCTGACCAAAGGAGTTGACCACCTTCCAGAACGCGAACGCCTAGTGGTTGCGCTTTATTACTTTGAGGGATTGACCTTCAAGGAAATCGGCAAGGTCCTAGGAGTTTCAGAGAGCCGGGTTTACCAACTTCATACGCAGGCCATGAACCGCTTGCGAAACTTTATGCGCCAAGAAGGCGGGATCGGGGTCAGGTAG
- a CDS encoding MBL fold metallo-hydrolase — MSSGTAIILGSGTSNGVPMLGVRYPEEFLANPKNHRTRSSCLLMGPSGNLQIDCAPEMRLQLTREKVYDLEAVLITHTHADHVMGMDDLRSICVVAEKSVPVYAVRRYQEDIRRIYPYAFMDTPPGIWVPRFDLIDVPAVIHVGGLEVRTFEVMHGKYPVTGVRVNDFAFITDVNHIPPASIEMLWGLDTLVIDSVRHEPHPNHFHFEATMAVIEELKPRRAYLTHLSHEFDHNTYEAGLPDHVRLAYDGLRISF; from the coding sequence GTGTCTTCGGGAACCGCAATCATTCTGGGTTCGGGAACGAGCAACGGGGTTCCGATGCTTGGCGTTAGGTATCCAGAAGAGTTCCTTGCGAATCCCAAAAACCACCGAACTCGTTCGTCGTGCCTCCTCATGGGGCCGTCTGGGAACTTACAGATCGACTGCGCACCGGAGATGCGGCTCCAGCTGACTCGCGAGAAGGTTTACGATCTCGAAGCGGTTCTTATCACTCACACTCATGCTGACCACGTGATGGGTATGGATGATCTGCGCTCGATTTGCGTGGTCGCGGAAAAATCCGTCCCGGTTTATGCGGTTCGTCGTTACCAAGAAGACATTCGCCGGATCTATCCTTATGCCTTTATGGACACGCCACCCGGGATCTGGGTCCCTCGGTTCGATCTCATAGATGTTCCAGCGGTGATCCACGTCGGGGGGTTGGAAGTACGCACTTTTGAGGTCATGCATGGAAAGTATCCCGTCACCGGAGTGCGGGTCAACGATTTTGCGTTCATTACGGACGTGAACCACATTCCTCCGGCCTCCATTGAGATGTTATGGGGATTGGATACTCTGGTCATTGATTCGGTACGCCACGAGCCACATCCAAACCATTTTCACTTCGAAGCGACGATGGCGGTGATTGAGGAGCTCAAGCCTAGGCGGGCTTATCTAACCCATCTGAGTCACGAGTTTGATCATAACACATACGAAGCTGGATTGCCCGATCATGTGCGGTTGGCCTATGACGGGTTACGAATCAGTTTTTAG
- a CDS encoding SurA N-terminal domain-containing protein codes for MKKQELAFGIMIGAVVTSGLFVTSGCKGKTAEVMATVNGEQITREDFYTYMEHKPSVMVQTPQGAASANVATPLNFQSLNDLINQKLLEQMAKDEGVYPTEQEIKDEISFQQTKNQGFVKTLTGQGYTMSEIRRQLALERCRFKLITKGIKISDSQIDNYIKNNPQQFVNPKTVDLSWVVVKDEATQKEVDSAIKAGDNFSIVATRYSVAKTPTYPSRLYSQFPDRLKQVVDKLAEGGTSDWLVDGANKVRFRVEKKTEASKIEIKPWMKTEISRALATQKGSVAVDLDKRLLAKRKDANLSVTPTGLKEQFDNIAKSLKESDVKAGTSTTAETNPK; via the coding sequence TTGAAGAAACAAGAATTGGCGTTTGGGATCATGATCGGAGCAGTTGTGACAAGCGGACTGTTTGTCACATCCGGCTGCAAAGGGAAGACCGCCGAAGTCATGGCGACCGTCAACGGCGAGCAGATCACCCGAGAAGACTTCTATACCTACATGGAGCACAAGCCTTCTGTCATGGTGCAAACTCCGCAAGGGGCCGCAAGTGCAAACGTCGCCACTCCACTCAACTTCCAGTCACTCAACGATCTGATCAACCAGAAGCTTTTAGAGCAGATGGCAAAGGACGAGGGTGTCTACCCAACCGAGCAGGAAATTAAAGACGAAATCTCCTTCCAACAGACTAAGAACCAGGGCTTTGTGAAGACGTTGACCGGTCAGGGTTACACCATGTCCGAGATCCGCCGTCAGCTCGCTCTCGAGCGATGCCGGTTCAAGTTGATCACAAAAGGAATCAAGATTTCCGATTCCCAAATCGACAACTACATCAAAAATAATCCTCAGCAGTTCGTTAACCCTAAGACCGTCGACCTTAGCTGGGTCGTTGTCAAGGACGAGGCCACGCAAAAAGAAGTCGATTCCGCGATCAAAGCTGGTGATAACTTCTCCATCGTAGCCACCCGATACAGCGTCGCGAAGACGCCCACCTACCCAAGTCGACTGTACTCCCAATTTCCGGACCGACTCAAGCAAGTCGTTGACAAGCTGGCTGAAGGCGGAACAAGTGACTGGCTAGTCGATGGCGCTAACAAGGTGCGATTCCGCGTTGAAAAGAAAACCGAGGCCTCAAAGATCGAGATCAAGCCTTGGATGAAAACCGAGATCTCGCGCGCACTGGCAACCCAAAAGGGATCGGTTGCGGTTGATCTCGACAAGCGCTTGCTGGCCAAACGCAAGGACGCGAATCTAAGTGTGACCCCGACTGGCCTCAAAGAGCAGTTCGACAACATTGCGAAATCGCTCAAGGAGTCCGACGTTAAGGCCGGAACTTCGACAACAGCCGAAACAAATCCTAAGTAA
- the tsaE gene encoding tRNA (adenosine(37)-N6)-threonylcarbamoyltransferase complex ATPase subunit type 1 TsaE translates to MTDLFVPDESAMLSLGERIGKVLKRGDIVLFEGNLGAGKTTLIRGILHGFGWKEPVRSPTYNLFSPYETDPPILHADLYRLSDAQGTGIEDYFDSHLCLIEWPLALASLVRLEHCPKVQISTEGTGRLVSLSNINL, encoded by the coding sequence GTGACTGATCTCTTTGTCCCCGATGAATCAGCCATGTTGTCTCTTGGTGAACGAATCGGTAAGGTGCTGAAGCGCGGTGACATCGTTCTTTTTGAAGGAAACTTAGGGGCAGGAAAGACGACTCTCATCCGAGGAATACTTCACGGGTTTGGTTGGAAAGAGCCTGTCCGATCCCCAACATACAATCTGTTTTCACCTTACGAGACCGATCCCCCCATCCTACACGCTGACCTCTATCGCCTCTCCGACGCTCAAGGCACTGGAATAGAAGATTATTTCGATAGTCATCTCTGTCTGATCGAGTGGCCGCTCGCGTTGGCATCGTTGGTTCGACTTGAACACTGTCCCAAAGTGCAAATCTCGACTGAGGGCACCGGACGCCTAGTCAGTCTGAGTAACATCAATCTATGA
- a CDS encoding Gfo/Idh/MocA family oxidoreductase has product MILRVGLISAAHVHTPSYAHNFASNPRAEIAGVWDDDVARGKEFAKQRGTPFFKELSELLAKCDAVAISSENTKHLAHIQAAANAVKHIICEKPVVVRQDDFDKVREVVARNNVKFMTAFPCRFSPAYQSLKQRVKSGELGEIKAINATNRGQCPKSWFIQPQLSGGGAMIDHVVHVADLLRDLLGEEPSHVEGQIGSNMYGGTGWDDTAMVTLDYPGGVFATLDSSWSRPASFRTWGDVTIKIVGTKGVLNANLFDQSLGHYKNDRSKSFSDQWYGSDLDGAMMGAFVDACLDNTEVPVTLEDGLAAAQISLKAYESLKPQAA; this is encoded by the coding sequence ATGATTCTTCGCGTCGGGCTGATCAGCGCTGCCCATGTGCACACTCCAAGCTACGCCCACAACTTTGCCTCTAATCCGAGGGCCGAAATTGCGGGTGTATGGGACGATGATGTGGCACGAGGAAAGGAGTTTGCCAAGCAGAGGGGAACTCCCTTTTTCAAAGAACTTTCGGAGTTGCTGGCCAAGTGTGACGCCGTTGCGATCAGCAGTGAAAACACCAAGCATCTGGCGCACATCCAAGCCGCCGCAAACGCGGTGAAGCACATCATCTGCGAAAAACCGGTCGTCGTTCGCCAGGACGATTTTGACAAAGTTCGTGAAGTTGTTGCGAGAAACAACGTCAAGTTCATGACTGCGTTTCCTTGCCGCTTTTCTCCCGCCTACCAATCCCTTAAGCAACGTGTGAAGAGCGGTGAGCTTGGCGAAATCAAGGCGATCAACGCTACAAACCGCGGTCAATGTCCCAAGTCGTGGTTTATCCAGCCCCAGCTCAGCGGCGGCGGAGCAATGATCGATCACGTTGTTCACGTCGCCGACCTGCTCCGCGACTTGCTCGGGGAAGAACCGAGCCATGTGGAAGGCCAAATTGGCTCCAACATGTACGGTGGCACAGGCTGGGACGACACCGCAATGGTCACCCTTGACTATCCAGGCGGAGTGTTCGCCACCCTCGACAGCTCCTGGTCCCGTCCGGCCTCCTTCCGCACCTGGGGCGATGTCACGATCAAGATCGTGGGCACCAAAGGCGTCCTCAATGCAAACCTCTTCGACCAATCGCTGGGTCACTACAAGAATGACCGTTCGAAGTCATTCTCAGATCAGTGGTACGGAAGCGACCTCGACGGAGCAATGATGGGAGCGTTTGTTGATGCATGCCTAGACAACACCGAAGTTCCGGTCACCCTCGAAGACGGCCTCGCCGCCGCCCAAATTTCTCTGAAGGCTTACGAGTCATTGAAGCCGCAAGCAGCGTAG